The Gammaproteobacteria bacterium genomic interval ACAAACCTTTTATATAACCGAAGGTTTCATCACACAACCAGATGGAGTCGATGTTTATTTCCGTGGCTTTAGCCCGGATAACAATAGCCTGACTGTTCCCGGTGCACAGATGGTTGCACAGGAAGGTGATACCATGCGGATCACCATTGTTAATACCCTCGGCACCAGCCACAGTTTTAAAATCGATGGCGTCGTCGACAGTGGTCGCATCAGTGGTGGCGAAACGCGCACAATTGAGTTTCAGGTAAATGATGCAGGCACCTATCTTTACTACGATGCCCGCAATGCACCTTATAACCGCTTAAGCGGCTTGCACGGCGGTTTGGCGGTAATGCCGAGCGGCAGCAGCAATGAGCTTTATGCCGGCAGCCCGACTTTTGTCCAGCAATACTTCTGGTTGTTTCATGATATTGATCCGGTCTGGCATAACGCCATTCGTAACGGCAATACGCCCAACACGCAATACAGTCCACGTTACTTCACCTTGAATGGCCTGAGTGCTCGTCCGCCCGGAGCCCCGGGTGCGCATGACCCCAGTATTGATGCAATGGCCGATCCCCGTTCAGCACTGCATGGGCATGTGGGTGATCGTACCTTGTTACGCGTGCTGAACCCGGGCATGTGCCAACAGTCAGTCCATACCCATGCCAACCACATGGAGTGGCTCACCGATAATGGCCAGGTACGCGATGATGTCTGGTTAAAAGACTGCATTTACCTTGAAGGCAATATGGGTAAAATTGATGCCATCTTCCCCTTCGAGTCCCCGCCTGATGCATGGCCACCGGTAACAACCGGTGTTTATCCAATGCATCTGCATACTGAAATGTCGCAAACCGCAGGCGGTGGCCTGTACATGTTTGGCGCGTTAACTGACATTTTCTTTGAATAAGGGGAATCATTATGGGCAAAAGAAGATCAAGTAGTTCTGACACTACAACGACAGAAAGTACCACCAGCAGCATGGACGGCGGTGGCGGCGGTATGGGCGGCGGCGGCGGTGGTATGGGTGGTGGGGCCTGTTATATTTACCCCGACGCCCCCGCCACCCCTGGCCTGGTTACCGCTGATGTAACATATAATCTTGGTATCGACATGCAAATCCCGTTAACCATGGATGATGGTAATACAGTTAACATGTGGGGCTTCACTGATGATGGTGGCAACATGGGTGGCGGCGGCATGGGCGGCGGCACGTATCCCTCCCCCGCCATGCGGATGCGCCAGGGCGATATTGTTCATACCAATCTTAACGTCGGCATGATGTGGATGCATACAGTGCATCATCACGGTATCGAACCGGCTGATCATTCCGACGGTGTGGGCCATATCACCTGGGACGTGGCCAATGGCACATATACCTATCAATGGCGACCCATGCATGCTGGTACCTATTTCTATCATTGCCATACCAACACGGTATTACACGCGGAAATGGGTATGTACGGTGCATTGATCGTAGATCCACCGGAAGGCCCCGGCACTCTATTCGCAGGTGGTCCAACTTATGATGTGGAAGCCTTCTGGGTAGTTGATGAAATTGATTCATCGTGGCATACCTTGCCCTGGGATGCCGGCACCTGTGGTGGTGATGTGGGTCTGAACGAACTCAACCCTGATTACTTTGTGATCACCGGTGTGGATGGGAGTGGTAACAGTGCAATGAATGCACCACCAATTTCTGCAACAGTACAGCGTGGTCAGAAGCTCCTGGCACGTTATATCTGTGCCGGCTATCATCCACAGAAAATCCGCTTTGGCGGCTTAACCGGCAAAATATATGCCTCTGATGGCCGGCCTTTACCGAACCCTGTCAGTGTTACCGAAATTCGCGCAGCATCAGCTGAACGTTATGACATCATTTTTGAGCCAACCCAGACAGGCACCTATCTGATTGAGACTGATGTTATTCACTGGGTAACCGGTGAGGTTCTCGGTACAACACGCACCAGTGTAACGGTGGTTTAATCTGTAAGATCGCTATTATATGCAGTCAGCCGGGGGGAAGCTTATACTTCCCCCCTTTTTTTTCTTTCAAAAAATTGAGTATTCAGGTCTGGCCAGGTTTTAACTCTCTACTCTTCAATATCAAATAGACAGCAGGAATCACAAACAAGGAAAGTAATGGGGCTGTAATCATGCCACCCACCATGGGGGCAGCAATACGCTGCATGATTTCTGAGCCACTCCCCTGACCAAGCATGACAGGAATCAGGCCTGCAATAATAACAGCAACAGTCATAGCCTTGGGGCGCACACGCATCACCGCACCTTCCATGATGGCATCTACAAGGTCTTGTTGTGAATTAAGCTGGTTATTATTCTGACGATCCCTGATGGCATTATCCAGATAGACCAGCATGATTACACCAAATTCGGCCGCTACGCCGGCAAGCGCAAGAAACCCCACTGCCGTGGCAACCGACATGTGGTGACCAAGGATAAAAACCAGCCAGAAACCACCCACCAGGGCAAATGGGAGCGTCACCATAACCAGAATTGCTTCAGCAATGCGACGAAAGGTCAGATAAAGTAATAGAAAAATAATTAGTAAGATTAAAGGTATTACCTGGGCAAGTTTTTCGTTCGCACGTAGCAAATACTCATACTGACCTGCCCAGGAAATCGAATAGCCCGGTGGCAAATAAACCTTTTTATTGACGATGCTCCGCGCATTCTTTACATAACTCCCAAGATCAACATTGCGAATATCAACAAATGTCCAGCCGGTCAGCCGGGCATTTTCACTTTTCAGCATCGGTGGGCCATCTTCGATATCAATATCCGCGATCTCCCCCAATGGTATTTCGGCACCGGTTGGTGAGCTCAAAGGCAGCTCGCGCAACTTTTCCAGGTTGTCGCGCACCTCACGGGCAAAACGCAGGTTAACCGGGTAACGCTCCAAGCCCTCTACCGTAGTAGTTACATTGATGCCTCCTACTGCCGCACTGATCACATCGTTAATTTCAGAAACATTGATCCCCAGATATGCAATTTTTTCACGATCTGGCCTGACCACAATATAACGCCCGTCCATGACACGTTCAGAGTAAGCTGAAGCGGTTCCCCGGACATTAACCAGAACCTTTTCAATATCACGTCCGATACGATCAATGATCTTCAAATCCGGCCCGGAGACTTTTACGCCTACCGGCGTTTTTATGCCGGTAGATAACATATCGATACGCGTTTTAATGGGCATGAGCCAGGCATTGGTCAAACCGGGAAATTTGACGGTACGGTCCAGCTCGTCAATTAATTTTTCAAGCGTCATGCCTTCACGCCACTGTTCACGCGGTGCTAACTGGATAGTGCTTTCAATCATGGTGAGTGGCGCGGGATCCGTTGCCGTATCTGCGCGGCCGACCTTCCCGAATACTCGCTTCACTTCTGGCAAACTGGCAATCTGGCGATCAATCTGCTGCAACAACTGTTGTGCCTTACCAATAGATAACCCCGGTAAGGTAGTAGGCATATACATGAGATCACCCTCATAAAATGCCGGCATAAACTCACTGCCCAGTCCAGAATCAAACTGCGCGATCATCGGCAGTGATTTGAAAGTGCTTCGCCAGCCACTCGCGATGTTCATCTGCCAGGTATTGATCGTGTCCATATAGTCGGCTCGCAGACTATTCGCATTGATCGGCTGCATAAATAAACCGGCAAACTCAACCGGCCACTTCAGCGGTGACAACAAGCCACTGACGCCGCCGACTGGAAGAACTATCGTTATCATAATAACAACTGAAACAATCAGCATCTGCCGTGTATGTGACAGGACTTTCCGTAACAGGGGACGATAGAGTTTTATTAACCATTTATTGGCCGGGTTGGCCTGTTCCCCCGGAATGTGTCCTCGAATAAAGTAGCCCATCAATACCGGTACCAGTGTCACCGACAGTCCGGCAGCAGTCGCCATCGCATAGGTTTTGGTAAAGGCCAGAGGGGTAAACAGCCGACCTTCCTGGGCTTCCAGGGCAAACACCGGCAAGAAGCTCAAGGTTATGATTAACAGGGAGAAGAACAAAGCCGGACCGACTTCGCAGGCAGCGTCTGTAATCAATCGCCAACGCGTAGTCTGTGTAAAATTTATACCCGGATTTTTGTTATACCATCGTTCTATA includes:
- a CDS encoding multicopper oxidase domain-containing protein, with the translated sequence MDRRNFLKFGSAGIASALLGSTGLVSWTPRAHAATITQTFYITEGFITQPDGVDVYFRGFSPDNNSLTVPGAQMVAQEGDTMRITIVNTLGTSHSFKIDGVVDSGRISGGETRTIEFQVNDAGTYLYYDARNAPYNRLSGLHGGLAVMPSGSSNELYAGSPTFVQQYFWLFHDIDPVWHNAIRNGNTPNTQYSPRYFTLNGLSARPPGAPGAHDPSIDAMADPRSALHGHVGDRTLLRVLNPGMCQQSVHTHANHMEWLTDNGQVRDDVWLKDCIYLEGNMGKIDAIFPFESPPDAWPPVTTGVYPMHLHTEMSQTAGGGLYMFGALTDIFFE
- a CDS encoding multicopper oxidase domain-containing protein, with product MGKRRSSSSDTTTTESTTSSMDGGGGGMGGGGGGMGGGACYIYPDAPATPGLVTADVTYNLGIDMQIPLTMDDGNTVNMWGFTDDGGNMGGGGMGGGTYPSPAMRMRQGDIVHTNLNVGMMWMHTVHHHGIEPADHSDGVGHITWDVANGTYTYQWRPMHAGTYFYHCHTNTVLHAEMGMYGALIVDPPEGPGTLFAGGPTYDVEAFWVVDEIDSSWHTLPWDAGTCGGDVGLNELNPDYFVITGVDGSGNSAMNAPPISATVQRGQKLLARYICAGYHPQKIRFGGLTGKIYASDGRPLPNPVSVTEIRAASAERYDIIFEPTQTGTYLIETDVIHWVTGEVLGTTRTSVTVV
- a CDS encoding efflux RND transporter permease subunit, which produces MLAKLIRWSVANRVFVLIVTLMVSGWGLLSLKQIPLDALPDLSDVQIVVRTSFPGQSPRVVEKQVTYPISTTMLAVPGAQAVRGYSFFGDSYVYVVFKDGTDLYWARTRVLEYLNQASNSLPNGIEPRLGPDATGVGWVYSYALVDKTGENDLAQLRSLQDWFLKFELQTVPGVAEVATVGGMVKQYQIIANPEALRAYGTSLKQIAAAIKQNNAEVGGSVIELAEAEYMINTRGYLSSMEDIEHIPVGMTKDSIPILLRDLATVQVGPEMRRVVSDLDGEGEVTGGIVVMRYGENALTTIEAVKSKLAELRHGLPAGVEIIETYDRSELISRAVNNLGNKLVQEFIVVTLVCLLFLFHIRSAFVAIITLPLGILTAFIIMHWQGINANIMSLGGIAIAIGAMVDAAIVMIENAHKHIERWYNKNPGINFTQTTRWRLITDAACEVGPALFFSLLIITLSFLPVFALEAQEGRLFTPLAFTKTYAMATAAGLSVTLVPVLMGYFIRGHIPGEQANPANKWLIKLYRPLLRKVLSHTRQMLIVSVVIMITIVLPVGGVSGLLSPLKWPVEFAGLFMQPINANSLRADYMDTINTWQMNIASGWRSTFKSLPMIAQFDSGLGSEFMPAFYEGDLMYMPTTLPGLSIGKAQQLLQQIDRQIASLPEVKRVFGKVGRADTATDPAPLTMIESTIQLAPREQWREGMTLEKLIDELDRTVKFPGLTNAWLMPIKTRIDMLSTGIKTPVGVKVSGPDLKIIDRIGRDIEKVLVNVRGTASAYSERVMDGRYIVVRPDREKIAYLGINVSEINDVISAAVGGINVTTTVEGLERYPVNLRFAREVRDNLEKLRELPLSSPTGAEIPLGEIADIDIEDGPPMLKSENARLTGWTFVDIRNVDLGSYVKNARSIVNKKVYLPPGYSISWAGQYEYLLRANEKLAQVIPLILLIIFLLLYLTFRRIAEAILVMVTLPFALVGGFWLVFILGHHMSVATAVGFLALAGVAAEFGVIMLVYLDNAIRDRQNNNQLNSQQDLVDAIMEGAVMRVRPKAMTVAVIIAGLIPVMLGQGSGSEIMQRIAAPMVGGMITAPLLSLFVIPAVYLILKSRELKPGQT